The genome window CTGCACCCAGAGCAAATCACCCCGCTCGGCAACCCAGCCCAGCGCTTGGCGCAGCATCGCCAGCGCCTCGGCGACAGGCCACAGAGCAGCGCCCCCTCCACCGAGCAGCGCCCCAACCAAGGAAAGGAGAAGCACCGGCAGCAGCAGCCCGAATAATGGAATGGCGACGGCGTTGACCATCGGCGCCAGCAGACTCGCGCCCTGGAAAAAGAGTAGCGTCGCCGGCGCCAGGGCTACCAGCAACGCCATCTGCAGGCGGGGAATACGGAGCCAAGCGCCCAGGCCGGCCGCACGATCGCTGCTGACGAGGACGATCGCGGCCACCGCGATGAAAGACAGCCAGGTGCCGGCCGACAACACCGCCAGCGGATCCACGGCCAACACCGCCAACCAGGCTAGCAGCAGCACGTGTGCGGGCCGCACCGCACGCGCCGACCACAGCGCCACGGCGAGCACAGCCCACATCAGCAGCGCGCGCTGCGTGGGCACCGCGAAGCCGGCGAGCGCGGCGTAGGCCAGCGCTGCCAGACTGCCGATGAGCACGCCGGCCCGCGGCGCCGGCAGGCGGGCGCAAAGCCAGGCCGAGCGCCGCCAGAGCCAGCGGCCGAGAACAAGAAAGATGCCGGCGACCAGTCCCACGTGCAGGCCGGATATCGCCAGCAGATGCGTCGTACCGGTGACGCGCAACACGCGCCAATCGGCATCATCGATGCCGTTGCGGTTGCCGACACTGAGCGCGCGCAGCAAGGGCAATCCGGGGTGTCCTTCGAGCCATTGCCCCAGCTGCGCGTTGAGGCCGGCGCGTGCCGCCCGCCACCACGGTTGCGGCCGGGCGCCGCAGCGCTCGGCTTCGCGCACATAGGCGGTGGCGGTGTAGTTCTCGGTGAGCAGCCAGCGCTCGTAATCGAAGGCACCCGGACTGACCGATCCGCGCGGCGTGCGCATGCGCAACTGGAGATCCAGGCAATCGCCGGCGGCCAGTGGCTGCTCAGCGCGGTACCAGCTCACGCGGATGTCGCCGGCCACGGGCCCGTCGTCGGGATGGAAGCGGAAGCGCCAGTCCTCGCCGCGTGCCTCCGGGATATCAGCGACGACGCCACGCAGCTGCACATCCTCACCGTGGCGTGCGGTGGGCCAGCGCGCATCCAGCCGCTGCCCGGCCTCGAGCGCCGCCCAGCCCGCGCCCAGCAGCAGACAGAGCAGCAGCCAGCGGATGCGCGCGGGACTGAGCAGCGCCACGGGCAGGCCGGCGGCCAGCGCCAGCCAGGGCGGCAGCCACGGCGCCCAGAGGACACCGAGAATGCCGAGGCTGAAAGCTAGTCCGCCACTGCCGAGACTGCCTGCGGGTCGTCGCTGCATGACGCGGGGGGAAGCTCATCGAGCGAATGGATGCGCTGCATGCGCGCCGCCAGATGCTCGTCGTGGGTGACGACTACCAGCGCCGTGCCTAACTCGCGGTTCAGTGTCAGCAGCAGATCGAAAACGCGGGCGGCGTTGTCGCGGTCCAGATTGCCGGTGGGCTCGTCGGCGAGCAATGCGCGCGGGCGCGTAACCAGCGCGCGCGCCACGGCAGCACGCTGGCGCTCGCCGCCGGAGAGTTCGGCAGGCTTGTGTGACTCGCGGTCGCCCAGACCGACGCGCTGCAGCACATCGCGAGCCGCCTCACGGGCTACCGGCAGCGATTCGCGCCGCAGCAGCAAGGGCATGGCGACGTTATCCAACGCGCTGAACTCGGGCAGCAGATGGTGGAACTGGTAGACGAAGCCCAGCGCGCGATTGCGCAACCGGCTGCGGTTGGCGTCGGAGAGCTGCGCGATGTCCGTGCCATCGATATGCACGCTGCCCTCGTCGGGGCGGTCGAGGCCGCCCAGCAGGTGCAGCAAGGTCGACTTGCCAGCGCCGGAAGCGCCAACGATGGCCAGCGACTCGCCTTCGCCTACCGCCAGATTCACCTTCTCGAAGACGGTAAGCGTGCGCTTGCCGTCGATAAAGCGCTTAGCCAGATTGCTGGCCGCGATAACGCTATTGCCGATCCCTGTTGTGGCCTCGTCCATGCCGCGCTCCTATTCGTGCCGCAGGGCTTCGGCCGGCATCGTGCGCGAGGCGCGCCAAGCCGGATAAAGGCCGGAGACGAGCGCCAGGCCGAAGGCTAGGCCGGCGATCTTCGTGACATCGCCGGACTCCACATCCGAGGGCAAATCGCTGATGTAGTAGACGTCCGGGGCAAGGAACTGCTGGCCGGTGGCCGCTTCGATGAAGGGCACGACCACGTCGATATTCAGCGCCAGCGCCAAGCCACCGCCGACCCCCAGCAGCGTGCCGATGGCACCGATCAGCATGCCCTGCACGAGGAAAATCAGCAGAATCATGCGCGGCGTCGCGCCGATAGTGCGCAGGATGGCGATATCCGACTGCTTGTCCTGCACCACCATGACCAGCGTCGAGACGATATTGAAGGCCGCCACGCCGACGATCAGCGAAAGGATGATGAACATCACGATCTTCTCGGTACGGATGGCGCGAAAGAAGTTGGCGTGCTCGCGAGTCCAATCAGAGATGCGATACCGCCCCGGTAGATTGCCGACAACCTCGCGCACCACGCGCGGCGCCATGAAGAGATCATCCAGCTTCAAGCGCACACCGGATACCGTCGACGGCATCCGCATCAGCGCCTGCGCGTCGTTCAGATGCAGCAGCACCAGACCGCGGTCGAATTCGTACATGCCGACCTCGAAAACATCCGCCACCTCGAAGCGCCGGAAACGCGGCATGACGCCAGCCGGCGATACGGAGGCCTGCGGAATCATCAGATCGACCGAATCGCCGATACCCACCCCGAGCGAGCGCGCCAACTCGCTGCCGAGCACGATGCTGAAGGCACCGGGCTGCAGCGTATCCAGCGACCCACTGCGCGCGTACTCGGCGATGCGCGAGACGTCGTCCTCCATCTCGGGCAGCACCCCGCGCAGCAGCGTGCCGCTGGTGCGCCGTCCCGAGCGCAGCATGGCCTCGCCGTCGACATAGGGAGCCGCCGCCAGCACTTCCGGATGCTCGCGCGCGCTGTCGGCCACCCGCTGCCAATCATGCAGCTCGCCGTTGTCGCCGGCGATGGTGGCGTGCGACGCCATGCCGAGAATGCGGCTGCGCAGCTCCTGCTCGAAACCGTTCATCACCGAAAGCACCACGATCAGTGCCATCACGCCGATTGCGATGCCCAGCATCGAGACCACCGAGATGAAGCCGATGAAGTGATTTCGCCGCTTCGCGCGCACATAGCGCAGGCCGATGAGCAGCTCGACGGGTAATGAAGGCAATGACATGGCCGCAAATTAGACCACAGCTGGCCTGCCGGGCATGCGCGTGCTGCGCTATGCTGCACAGGCACTTCGCCGGATCTCCGGACATGGTCGTCAACCTGCCTCGCTGTCTCGCCATCGCCACGCTGCTGTTGTTGCCGGGCTTCGCTGCCGCGGATGTTTTGCACATTCCGCAACAAGTGTCGTCGCCGATCTCAGTCCCCGAGCGCGGGCGCACGATGCAGCAGGTGGAAGCGCGCTTCGGCACCCCGCAGGCCCGCCATCCGCAGGTCGGCGGCGGACATCCCCAGCGACCGCCGATCACGCGCTGGGATTATTCCGAGTTCAGCGTGGTCTTCGAGCGCGACCGGGTCATCAACACCGTGCGCCGCGACGGGCAGACCGCGCCGACGCGCGGCCAGGAATCCCTCGAAATCTCCAGCGAGACGCTGCCCGCCGCCGACTGAGCCGCGCGCGCCCCGCGCATCACAAGCGAATCACCATGTACCTTCCCGCCGAATGGGCGCCGCAGCAGGCCGTCCAGCTCACCTGGCCGCACGCTGGCACCGATTTCGCTCCGCATCTGGCAGCGGCTCAGAAGCAATTCCTCGCCATCGCCGCCGCCATTGCCGAGACGACACCACTAATCGTCGTCGCGCCCGAAGACGACGATGACCTGGAAGCCGGTCTCGATGCCGCCGGCGTGCCGGCCGACCGCCGGCGACTTCTACGCCTGCCCTGCAACGACATCTGGGCGCGCGACCACGGCCCGATCACCGTCATCGATGACGGCCGACTGATCCACCGCGATTTCCGCTTCAACGGCTGGGGCGGCAAGTATCCGGCCACTGCCGACGATGCCCTAACCGCCGCGTTGCACGCCGCCGGCGCGCTGCCCGGCGTGGTGGATGCCGTGCCGCTGGTGCTGGAGGGCGGCGCCATCGAATCCGATGGACAGGGCACGATTCTCACCACCGAGCGCTGCCTGCTCGACGACGCGCGCAATCCCGGCGCCACACGCGCCGACATGGGGGCCGCGCTGCGGCGCTATCTGGGCGCCGAGCGCGTGCTCTGGCTCGACCCCGGCCAGCTCGAAGGCGACGACACCGACGGTCACATCGACACGCTGGCGCGCTTCTGCGATCCGACAACCATCGCCTATCAGGCCAGCGAAGATTCGGGCGATCCCCAGCACGCCATGCTGCAGGCGCTCGCCGACGAACTGCGCGCGCTGCGAACTGCCGAGGGGGCGCCCTATCTCCTGATTCCGTTACCGCTGCCGGCGCCCATGCACGACGCGGACGGACGCCGCCTGCCAGCCGGTTACGCCAACTTCCTGATCAGCAACGAGCAGGTGCTGGTGCCCACCTACGACGATCCGGCCGACACCGAGGCGCTGGCGCGTTTGCGCGAGGCTTTTCCAGCGCACAAGGTGCACGGCGTCGATTGCCGCACGCTGGTGACGCAGAATGGCAGCCTGCACTGCGCCACCATGCAGATACCGGTCCTCTAGCACCATGACCGCCACCGACACGCTCAGCATCGCCGTCGTCCAGCACGCCTGCGAGCCCGACCGGGCGACCAATCTCGATCGCTCCATCGCCGGCATCCGCGAGGCGGCGAAGCGCGGCGCGCAGCTCGTATTGCTGCCGGAGCTGCACTGCTCGCGCTACTTTTGCCAGCAGGAGGACGCCGACTGCTTCGATCTGGCCGAAGCGATTCCCGGGCCGGGTACCGAGGCCATCGGCGCCGTGGCCGCCGAGCTGGGCGTGGTCGTCGTCGCCAGCCTCTTCGAGAAGCGCGCGCCGGGGTTGTACCACAACACCGCCGTCGTTCTGGACGCGGATGGCCGGCTGGCCGGCCGTTATCGCAAGATGCACATCCCCGACGACCCGGGCTATTACGAGAAGTTCTACTTCACCCCCGGCGATCTCGGCTTCGAGCCCATCGATACCGCGGTCGGCCGCCTCGGCGTGCTGGTCTGCTGGGATCAGTGGTACCCCGAAGCCGCGCGGCTGATGGCGCTGGCCGGCGCCGAGATCCTGCTCTACCCCACCGCCATCGGCTGGAATCCCGATGACGCGCCGGAAGAACAGCAGCGCCAACGCGAGGCCTGGCGCACCATCCAGCGCGCCCACGCCGTGGCCAACGGCCTGCCGGTAGCGGTCGCCAACCGCTGCGGCTTCGAGCCCGACCCGGCCGGCCAGCACGCCGGCGCCGACTTCTGGGGCGACAGCTTCATCGCCGGCCCGCAGGGCGAGATCCTCACCGAGGCCGGCGCCAAAACGGGCGTGCACCTGGCCGAGATCGAGCGCGCCAACACCGAGCGCGTGCGGCGCTGGTGGCCCTTCCTGCGCGACCGGCGCATTGACGCTTATGGCGATCTGGTCAAGCGCTGGCGGGATTGAAAGCACGCCTCCACTAGCCTTGATGGCCAGCGCAAGAACTGCAGATTTCACCGGTTGACGCGGATAAGTCAGAGTTGATTAGGCGTTGTCGCGAAGCGACGAGCCGGACCAACTACGTGCCCTTGAGGGTGGCCGAGGCGGGCGTCGCGCGCAGGGTGATGCGTGACCGACTTGCCGGTGGCAAGTCGCAGCGCGCATCACGGCTGGGCCATGGAAGGCCCAGCCAGGGTCACTTGGCGAGGTCCGGATGACCGAGCCTAGTGTAGTTGCCCCTATATCCCCGGACACGGCACCTAACTTCGTTGCTGCCGGCGGAACTCGCGTGGCGAGCGCCATTTGAGTGCCTTGTGCGGGTGATTTTCGTTGTAGTCGTCGAACCACGCGCCGATGCTTTGTAACACGCTCTGGGCATCCGGCTTCGGCTGCACGTCCACGTAGTCGCGCTTGAAGGTTTTGACGAAGGCTTCGGCCATGCCGTTGCTCTGTGGGCTGCGCACGGCTGTGCGGCAGGTGACCAACCCGATGTCCTGGGCGAAACGGCGGGTCTCGCGAGAGACGAAGGGCGATCCGTTGTCGGAGAGCCATTCGATCGGTGTCGGCAGCTGATCGATCAAACCGAAGCGCTGTTCTACGGCCTGGAGCATCAGGTCCTGCACCATCTGCTCGTCGACGCCCCGGGTGGTCGCCGCCCAGCTCATGGCTTCGCGGTCGCAACAGTCCAGCGAGAAGGCCACGCGGATCGGATCGCCGTTATCGCAGCGGAACTCAAAGCCGTCGGTGCACCAGCGCTGGTTGCTCGCCTCGGTCATGATCCGCCCATCGTGGACGGGGCCCGGCCGATAGCTTTCCGGCTCGGCGAAGAGCAGGTCATGGGCTTTCATGACCCGGTAAATGCGCTTGTGGTTGACCGGCGGCGCCCCGCTTTCCCGACGCCAGCGCTGCAGGCGCGCATGAATGCGGCGGTAGCCGTAGGTGGGCCGTCGCAGCAGCTCGACCTTGATCTCGGCCAGCACCGCTGTGTCATCCAATGCCCGCCTGCGCCGGCCATCCCGCCAGCCGGGCGGCCGGTGGAGCCGATCGTGGATATGCGAGCGCGCCACGCCCATGGCCGCGCACACCGCCGTCACCGGGAATCGTCGGGTGGCAGCAACGGCGAGCGCGATATGTACTTTTTTCTCTGGCCGACCTCGACGGCCTCTTTCAGGATCTCGGTCTCCAGCGTCTTCTTGCCCAGAAGCCGCTGCAGCTCCCGGATCTGCTTCTGCGCCTGGGCCAGCTCCGTGGCCGGCACGACCTGCTCACCGCTGCCCACCGATGTCAGGGCACCGTCGCGATGCAGCCGCCGCCAGCGGAACAGCTGGTTCGGTGCCACGCCGTTGCGCCGCGCAACGTAGGACACCGAAGTGCCCGGCTCGTAGGTTTCTTCCACCATCCGGACCTTCTCGGCCGGCGTCCAGCGTCGCCGCCGCTCCGGCCCCACCACATCCACATCTCGGTAATGACTAGTCTTATCCACGGTGTTTGTCCTATCACTTATCGGAACACTACACCGTGTCCGGAGATAGAAGGGGCCAGCTCACCTAGTGACTGCGGCGAACTTCGCGCTTCGAAGCACAAGAGCTATCCGGCACAAGCGTTACTGCCCAAACTGCCGCTGTCACTAAGCTCGACTCCTACCTACCTAAGTGACTCGGCCCAGACGTCCATGTCCGGGCGTTCACCCGCTGCGAAGCGCCACCGGCGCTTCGGTCGGGCTCACCCGCGCCGGTCGCGCGGCAACATCCGATAGCTCAGTAGCTATGAAGCGCGGACCCCCGAGCAGGAAGAGATCCCATTGCCACCCGATGCCTTAAACGAAGTCGAGGCGCAACCACCTCCGTGCGACTTGTGACCGTGGCCTCGCGTGAATCCGCGAGTCGACCGCCCCTCAGCCCGCCTCCGTCCAGAGACAATGCCCGGCCTTGTCTCGAATCTCTCCCAGACGCGCATCGTGATCGGCACGCTCAACTTCGCTGGCTTCGATGACCGGCAACGGCCCCGATCCGGCCTCGGCCACCAGGGCCTGCACGGCCGGCGGCAGCGTCGGGTGGGCGTGATCGCCGTCGGCGTGCAACGCCAGGCTTTCCTGGCCGCCGGTAAGCGCCAGATAGACCTCGGCGAGCAGCTGCGCGTCGAGCAGCGCGCCGTGCAGCTCGCGGTTGGAGTTGTCGACCATGTAGCGCTTGCACAGCGCGTCCAGGCTGTTCTTCTGCCCGGGATGCTTGCGTTTGGCCATCGCCCAGGTATCGGTGACCGTGCACAGTCCACCAATGCGCTCAGACAGGCCGGCCAGCGCCAGCTCGTGATCGAGGAAACCGACGTCGAAGTCCGCGTTGTGGATCAACAGTTCGTGACCACGCAGGAAATCGAGCAGTTCGGCGGCGCGCTCGGCGAAGCGCGGCTTGTCGGCGAGGAAGGCGCGTGAGATGCCATGCACGGCAAAAGCACCCTCGTCGATATCGCGCTCGGGGTTCAGATACCAATGCAATTGATCGACGACACGGCGCTGCTCCATGACGACGCAGCCGATCTCGATGATGCGATGGCCCTCGGAAGGCTCCAGGCCGGTGGTCTCGGTGTCGAGAACAATCTGCCGCTCACTCATGCCGACTTCCGGGACTGGGCGTCCTCAAGGCCTTGATTGGCCAGCGCATCCGCGCGCTCATTGCCGGGATCGCCGGCGTGGCCGCGCACCCAGCGCCAGTCGATCTGATGCTGCTGCGCGGCGGCGTCGAGTCGCTGCCAAAGCTCGCGGTTCTTCACGGGCTTGCCGTCGGACGTTTTCCAGCCGCGGCGACGCCAGTTCGCCATCCACTGCGTGATGCCGTTGCGCACATAGGTGGAGTCGGTATGCAGGGTGACACTGCAGGGCTCGCGCAGCGCCTCCAACGCACTGATGGCGGCCATCAGTTCCATGCGGTTGTTGGTGGTGTCGGCCTCGCCGCCGCTGAGCTCGCGCACGCGGCCGCCGTGGCGCAGCAGTGCGCCCCAGCCACCCGGCCCCGGGTTGCCGCGGCAGGCGCCGTCAGTATGAATCTCTACCGTCTTCAAGAGGTCTCGCGCTCCCAGCGCTTCCGGAAATTTCCGGCCACGACGCCACCCGGCGCCGCAGCAGGACGCAGTCGCTTCTGCGGCACGCGCTGCGGTGTTATGGGTGCCACGCGCTTGCGCGCCACGAGGGCATAGCAGTCCGCCAGCGGCACCATGGGCGCCCAGCGCGCCTGCCCGCGCCACGGCCATCCTGTGGCGAAGCCGAGTCGATTCTCGACCTCGAAGTCGAGCAGATCGAGCCAGTCCTGCAAGCGCCCCGGCCGCACCAGACCCGCGCCGCGAGGCAACGCCCGGCCGGACAAGCCGAGCAGGCGCGGCCAGGCGGCGACGCTCAGCGGCGATTGGCCGAGCACGACGAGCACGCCGCGATCATTGAGCACGCGCTCGGCTTCGCGCACCAGCCGGTGCGGCCGCGTCGAGAACTCTAGCGCAAAGGCGAGGATGACGGCGTCGCAGCTGTCACTGGCAAAGGGCA of Algiphilus aromaticivorans DG1253 contains these proteins:
- the rnhA gene encoding ribonuclease HI; the encoded protein is MKTVEIHTDGACRGNPGPGGWGALLRHGGRVRELSGGEADTTNNRMELMAAISALEALREPCSVTLHTDSTYVRNGITQWMANWRRRGWKTSDGKPVKNRELWQRLDAAAQQHQIDWRWVRGHAGDPGNERADALANQGLEDAQSRKSA
- a CDS encoding agmatine deiminase family protein translates to MYLPAEWAPQQAVQLTWPHAGTDFAPHLAAAQKQFLAIAAAIAETTPLIVVAPEDDDDLEAGLDAAGVPADRRRLLRLPCNDIWARDHGPITVIDDGRLIHRDFRFNGWGGKYPATADDALTAALHAAGALPGVVDAVPLVLEGGAIESDGQGTILTTERCLLDDARNPGATRADMGAALRRYLGAERVLWLDPGQLEGDDTDGHIDTLARFCDPTTIAYQASEDSGDPQHAMLQALADELRALRTAEGAPYLLIPLPLPAPMHDADGRRLPAGYANFLISNEQVLVPTYDDPADTEALARLREAFPAHKVHGVDCRTLVTQNGSLHCATMQIPVL
- the dnaQ gene encoding DNA polymerase III subunit epsilon; translated protein: MSERQIVLDTETTGLEPSEGHRIIEIGCVVMEQRRVVDQLHWYLNPERDIDEGAFAVHGISRAFLADKPRFAERAAELLDFLRGHELLIHNADFDVGFLDHELALAGLSERIGGLCTVTDTWAMAKRKHPGQKNSLDALCKRYMVDNSNRELHGALLDAQLLAEVYLALTGGQESLALHADGDHAHPTLPPAVQALVAEAGSGPLPVIEASEVERADHDARLGEIRDKAGHCLWTEAG
- a CDS encoding IS3 family transposase (programmed frameshift): MVEETYEPGTSVSYVARRNGVAPNQLFRWRRLHRDGALTSVGSGEQVVPATELAQAQKQIRELQRLLGKKTLETEILKEAVEVGQKKKVHIALAVAATRRFPVTAVCAAMGVARSHIHDRLHRPPGWRDGRRRRALDDTAVLAEIKVELLRRPTYGYRRIHARLQRWRRESGAPPVNHKRIYRVMKAHDLLFAEPESYRPGPVHDGRIMTEASNQRWCTDGFEFRCDNGDPIRVAFSLDCCDREAMSWAATTRGVDEQMVQDLMLQAVEQRFGLIDQLPTPIEWLSDNGSPFVSRETRRFAQDIGLVTCRTAVRSPQSNGMAEAFVKTFKRDYVDVQPKPDAQSVLQSIGAWFDDYNENHPHKALKWRSPREFRRQQRS
- a CDS encoding carbon-nitrogen hydrolase, with product MTATDTLSIAVVQHACEPDRATNLDRSIAGIREAAKRGAQLVLLPELHCSRYFCQQEDADCFDLAEAIPGPGTEAIGAVAAELGVVVVASLFEKRAPGLYHNTAVVLDADGRLAGRYRKMHIPDDPGYYEKFYFTPGDLGFEPIDTAVGRLGVLVCWDQWYPEAARLMALAGAEILLYPTAIGWNPDDAPEEQQRQREAWRTIQRAHAVANGLPVAVANRCGFEPDPAGQHAGADFWGDSFIAGPQGEILTEAGAKTGVHLAEIERANTERVRRWWPFLRDRRIDAYGDLVKRWRD
- a CDS encoding DNA internalization-related competence protein ComEC/Rec2, whose translation is MQRRPAGSLGSGGLAFSLGILGVLWAPWLPPWLALAAGLPVALLSPARIRWLLLCLLLGAGWAALEAGQRLDARWPTARHGEDVQLRGVVADIPEARGEDWRFRFHPDDGPVAGDIRVSWYRAEQPLAAGDCLDLQLRMRTPRGSVSPGAFDYERWLLTENYTATAYVREAERCGARPQPWWRAARAGLNAQLGQWLEGHPGLPLLRALSVGNRNGIDDADWRVLRVTGTTHLLAISGLHVGLVAGIFLVLGRWLWRRSAWLCARLPAPRAGVLIGSLAALAYAALAGFAVPTQRALLMWAVLAVALWSARAVRPAHVLLLAWLAVLAVDPLAVLSAGTWLSFIAVAAIVLVSSDRAAGLGAWLRIPRLQMALLVALAPATLLFFQGASLLAPMVNAVAIPLFGLLLPVLLLSLVGALLGGGGAALWPVAEALAMLRQALGWVAERGDLLWVQAAPEPLTVAAAAVGAALLLAPQAIPVRGVALLCFLPLLWPAPKLPPGQFELAVLDVGQGLATVVRTRNHTLVYDAGPAWPGGFDAGEAIVLPWLRHRGVDRIDRLLNSHGHADHAGGLEALADALLVGRRVTSEADGGCERGQGWQWDDVDFRVLHPPAAAGWEGNNRSCVLRIAAGEHTVLLTGDIEAAAEISLVDDQGAEPLSATVVVAPHHGSRTSSSPAFVAATRPEHLLVPAGWRNRHGHPDAQVLQRWRAVDTRIDVTGYAGSLWLRLGQGVDTPSLQRARDSRRIWRAPPAKPSEP
- a CDS encoding lipoprotein-releasing ABC transporter permease subunit, with product MPSLPVELLIGLRYVRAKRRNHFIGFISVVSMLGIAIGVMALIVVLSVMNGFEQELRSRILGMASHATIAGDNGELHDWQRVADSAREHPEVLAAAPYVDGEAMLRSGRRTSGTLLRGVLPEMEDDVSRIAEYARSGSLDTLQPGAFSIVLGSELARSLGVGIGDSVDLMIPQASVSPAGVMPRFRRFEVADVFEVGMYEFDRGLVLLHLNDAQALMRMPSTVSGVRLKLDDLFMAPRVVREVVGNLPGRYRISDWTREHANFFRAIRTEKIVMFIILSLIVGVAAFNIVSTLVMVVQDKQSDIAILRTIGATPRMILLIFLVQGMLIGAIGTLLGVGGGLALALNIDVVVPFIEAATGQQFLAPDVYYISDLPSDVESGDVTKIAGLAFGLALVSGLYPAWRASRTMPAEALRHE
- a CDS encoding ABC transporter ATP-binding protein; this encodes MDEATTGIGNSVIAASNLAKRFIDGKRTLTVFEKVNLAVGEGESLAIVGASGAGKSTLLHLLGGLDRPDEGSVHIDGTDIAQLSDANRSRLRNRALGFVYQFHHLLPEFSALDNVAMPLLLRRESLPVAREAARDVLQRVGLGDRESHKPAELSGGERQRAAVARALVTRPRALLADEPTGNLDRDNAARVFDLLLTLNRELGTALVVVTHDEHLAARMQRIHSLDELPPASCSDDPQAVSAVAD
- a CDS encoding class I SAM-dependent methyltransferase, with product MNSPADTPAQHRIQARHRWRHSQRREGIEALAETLLSEALGDVFGRWCLQIGACQRNLGERAGTLRRVACAPWSRSDGDLVADECMLPFASDSCDAVILAFALEFSTRPHRLVREAERVLNDRGVLVVLGQSPLSVAAWPRLLGLSGRALPRGAGLVRPGRLQDWLDLLDFEVENRLGFATGWPWRGQARWAPMVPLADCYALVARKRVAPITPQRVPQKRLRPAAAPGGVVAGNFRKRWERETS